Genomic segment of Jaculus jaculus isolate mJacJac1 chromosome 6, mJacJac1.mat.Y.cur, whole genome shotgun sequence:
ATAGGCTGAGGGTGGTTTGCTAGTCACAGTAACCCAAAGGAATTAAATTAGTGTGTCCTTCCAGATTTTTGTGGCCAAAGATCACTTTTCAGTATGATTTCCCCTTGCCTATATTTCATAGGCTGCGAATTATAGCACAAGCTCTAATATTCTTGGGATCAGTTTTTCCACAAAAGTAttgtttgtctttgtgtgtgtgtgtgtgtgtgtgtgtgtgtgtgtgtgtgtgtgtctgagtgccCACCCTCCTGGATTTACCTTGTTTTAAGCCGATCAGCATACTGCAGCAAGTTTCACCAAAAACTGTCATCCATTCTCTGAGCTCCTAATAGCTTGCCTTAGCTATGGCCAAGTTTAGGATGTGGGGGTAGGGATTGTTGGAACTCTTTAAGCTTCATACCCCTTACCACACACTTCTGCTGTCTCCCCATCTGTACTGATTAAGTAAGGTCTGTTGCTCTAATTGAAATACTGCTAGTCCTTACGAAGTTTTCCCATGGTCCTAATCCCTTGCAGCAATGGGAAATAGTGGGTCTGGAAAGATGTTGAGCACTGCAAATAACTTTAGACTAAGGTGCCCCTTTTCTCATGTTGGGTCCACAGCTTTTTGCGTTGCTGTTTGCTGTTGCGTTGGTAGTTTGTCAACAGTCTCAGTACTCATGGCAGAAGAagacacacattcatttcactGTGTCCCCTTTAAGGTTCAGAGACAACAGCCTTAGAGTACTTGTTTGAAAAAATACTGTGTATTCTTTAATTAATATCTAAGTAGTTAGGCAAAGAATGAATACGAAAGGGGGAAGCAGTGACTAACGTAAGAATGAGGATAGTATATGGGTTATAGGTACAAAGAGTAGTAGAAAATATTACATAttgcatttagaaaacaggacaggcataaaaatattttccagtgaGATACAAGTTACAGCACACctgtataattaaaatataaaactataaatattaaaaattaataaaagttattATCCTGCCTTTGATTTAGATTTCAACAGTATGAATGGTCTTTCCCCACAGCTCTTCTTTACTGGTGGTTAGAGTCTGATTTCTGTTTTCAGACTTCTCTTTGTTTTAAATCAGTGGATGATTACTCATTCGGGAATAAAATGAAACTCTGCTGCTAATCTGTTTCTATATGGGCTGTGGATCCCCCAAACACAGACAGGCAGGAGGATAGGCATGCATAGGTTGCCAGGGAAAACTTCTGTTCTCTTAAAAATGTTTCTCccttttttagaggtagggtgtcattaTAGCTGAGTCTAATCTGgaactctgttgtcccaggctggtctcaagctcatggAATCCTTCTCCCTTTGGCTcaatagtgctggaattaaaggtgtgtgctaatacacttagtttaaaaatgtttaagaaagaagctgggtgttgtgccacatgcctttaattaatcccagcacccgggaggcagaggtaggaggatcaccatgagttcgaggccaccctgagactaaatagtgaattccaggtcagcctgagccagagcgagtccctacctcgaaaaataaaagtgtttaagAAAGATTCTCAGACAACAGGAAATGATAATGCACCAAATTTGAAACATTACTAGTAAAGGATGAGAAATAGAATAGTCACTctacaggaaaataaaataaattatttatcttctctgagttctttgaaataaaattaatattggaaagcaaaaattACAATCATGTAATAAATATTTCAGTGTCTGGTGATTTACTGTTTGATGACTACAATTTAAACAATGAAGTACATAAGATGTCCATGGTTGCAGTTACCTAAAAGTACTGGTAAAATATTGACTCCAAGTAGACCAACTTCATGtctattataaataattttgCATATGTAATTgtataatgaataataaataatttaactttaccatatgattaaaaagaaaataatattctggtgtaaaagaaataaaaatatttatatttaaattaatatagTTTGTTTTGCTGATTGGGTATCATAGGAACTTAAGGACTGTTCAATGTTATTAAAACAACATTTATCATCTACTATATTAACTATATAAAAATTGCTTGACTGTTTTCAACAGATGGAGAAAAATTCATTTACAGAGATAAAAGGTTTCCATAGGTAACAAGTAATTATGCACTACTAAATCAAATAGCCCATGAAAGCTTAAGAGTATGTATTTAATCCCTAGTGTGACctgtaaaaataattcaaatttgtATTGCAAAAAATACAACAGTTATattaaaacaaagttttaaattATGTTAGTATTAAAATTATCCAATTTGAGACAAGAATATTGATTTTACATGCATAGAAGAGTAGTTATTAGATTCATTCAGCAAACTTCCTTATctaatgtttattgtttttttgtaggagaaaacttaaaatttttttttgttatttttgtttatttatttgagagagacagagagggacagaaggaggcagatagagagagggagagatatgggcatgccagggcctccagccactgcaaacgaactccagacgcatgcgcccccttgtgcatctggctaatgtgggtcctgggggtccttaggcttcacaggcaagcgcttaaccactaagcaatttctccagccctgtaggagAAAACTTTTAAGCACTTATCAAAGGAATTCAGAATTTTTATATAGCATCATGTTAACAGAATAAGTAAACTATATGTGAAGTGTTTAAAAGCACTGGATCTATAATGTTTGAAGAATCCTTAATCATAATTATGGGTTTATGTTGTATTCAATTAGTTAGAAATACCTCTTCTCAGTGTTTCTTCCACTAAAACTCAGTATTTACTTGTAGTCAAATGTTTGGTAATGTGCTATCTCTGTGCATACCATCATAGATAATAGTTTTCTTATTACTAAGATATTCTGTGGTGTTTGAACAGGCCATCTTCATAGGACACATTAAACTTATTCCTTATTCCCTTGTAAATAAGGAGCAAATGTGAAAAATGTGCCAAAATTCTGTGAAACCACAGAACATGACTGTGGAAAGtcttgaactattttttttcctgtaagatatttctttctcaaatttctgtgtatttctgtATATTTTACAGCAGTGGCCAGCAAACTATAGCCTATGTAACTGGCCACTTTTTGTTATTTATGGCTACTTTTAATTTTCAAGAAAACTCAAATTTCAAGAGTTGAGAAATTAAAAGAGGGCATTTCTCTTTTAATATGCTCCTTGGGGTGTTTTAATAAATTGAAGAGGGGTCTAATATAGTGGGCAAATTCACTGTAGTTCTTGCTCTTAAACTTCTAGTTTTctggtatctttttaaaaatattttttatgggctggagagatggcttagcagttaagcgcttgcctgtgaagcctaaggaccccggttcaaggctcggttccccaggtcccacgttagccagatgcacaagggggcgcacgcgtctggagttcgtttgcagaggctggaagtcctggcgcgcccattctctctctctccctctatctgtctttctctctatgtctgtcgctctcaaataaataaataaattttaaaaaattaaaaaaatattttttatgatggagagagagagacagaaagagagagagagagagagagagagagagacagacagacagacagacagacagaaagaatatgaatgagaatgggtgctctggggcctcctgccaccgcaaataaactccagatgcgcgcaccactttgtacctctggcttatgtgggtactgggaaatggaactcaggccattagactttgcaagaaagtatatCCTCTGAGTCAGCCCCTGGTATCTTTTAATGTCACTTCTTCCTGAGCCTGAAGTCAAAGACGGTTGCATGACTGCTCTTGAGAATCAATTAATATCCACCATTTTTATTCCATTGCTTCCactgacttattttttaattgttttccttCTGACTTATAGAACTGCAATGTATTTTCAATAGTAATAAGAAATTagtcccggggctggagagatggcttagcggttaagcgcttgcctgtgaagcctaaggaccctggtttgaggctcggttccccaggtcccacgttagccagatgcacaagggggcgcacgcgtctggagttcgtttgcagaggctggaagccctggcgcgcccattctctctgtctccctctgtctttctctctgtgtctgacgctctcaaataaataaataaaataaaaattaaaaaaaaaagaaattagtccCTTCAAATAAAATTATGGAATATCCCTCAGTTTAAATCAGACCTATGAAAGAAGAGTAAAGCAACTTTCACCCACCAGTATCTGTTGGCAAGTCACATATCATATTCTCTAGGGAGAGCTTTAAATTTTCCAAAGGTTTGGTAGGTTTAACAATTAAtagttgttctttttcttttatatttatttatttattgcactaAAACACCTAATGTATTGCTGATGAGCACAATTTCTGATCCCCAGTGAATTGCTTGTCAAGGTAATGCCTGCCCAGCACTTTGGTTTGCTTCCCATGAGAGAATTTCTCTTGGGATTCATTCTAGATCTATGTGTTAGTTGAGTcaataaaatattacagaaacttAAAGTTCAATAAAAAGCATGTTAATATATAAGCTACAGTTTTTGCTAGTACTTTATAATGTTACCTGTTAGAACACAGATGTAGTCCCTTGAAAAGCCCCTACTGCCTGAGCTGAGGCAACTTTGAGTCATAACTGTATTCTCTCACCTAGTGCCTTCTTGCCACTCTCAAACCCAGCCTGAGTCAGGAGGGGGAACAGAGCAGCCTCTCCCCATTGCAGAATGTGAAGGACCATcgactctcactctctcctctgttGCCTCTGTGACTTTTCTGTGCTTACACATACCTTTCCTCCAGAAACTTATAAAAAGggtcatctcattttttttttctttacatttccagaatctctctctctctttctctggggtCAGGCTCTACCTGGGCTATGGTATCCAACTTTCCTGAAAAGCTTGAATTCAAAAGAGACAGTTTACCTCAGTGCCTCAGAGGAAACTAGCCTGCCTACACACTgctcttcctcctttaagtttaTTATTAGAGAATTTGAATGTGAACATTGAGGCATTGCAAATGCTGTTGCAGAAATCTTCTGGTTATAAAAAtggtttgtttcttttcatgtttttgtgtCTTCATAAATGTGTTTGAATTCATATATGGTATAGTGTGTACTAGGATAAGAAATTATCATTCTTGTGAATAcctcattttcaattttttaaaaatcttcactcctctttcttttagttagtttttattctatttcttaacttctttcatttgttttttctgttGAAACCAGGAGCTTGTTAGTGTAAAATGTAGATTTAAAGGAAGTGTATACTTTTGCCATTAGTAGTCTCTGCTGTTaagctttattttaaaagagttGACTATTTTATCACCTGAGTATTGTACCAACCTGACTCTAGCGTACTTCCAAATGTCCAACCTGCATTACTGGAATTCATGAAACTACTACATAGcaataataaaaatgacaagaagaatTTGTAGTTATAAACTGATAATTTAAATTATTCactatatttacatattataagcataatataaatgtatataactaAGGTAAAAGAGATGTTCATATTAGGTAAATGActcattctcttttcttattttttgatatatttttaactCACCTGGTGTACCTTCTATTTTTACATGCACAGAGCCTTCCATATATAATTaggtttctttctaaaataagtatttttttgcCTGAGATTTGAGAAATCTCCACTTGCATTTTGAtgattgaaaggaaaaaaagataacgGTAGGAGAAAAGACAGGGAAGAATAAAGGAAGCAGGAAAACTAAAAGGGAGATGGGAGGGAAGAAAACAAGAGTCTTACTTGTTAGAAAATCTCATCAAAAGCATGGCTATTTTTAGCAGTTCAGTGTACCTGTAAGAATTGATATCATCATAGGGCCAGAAATAATGGatgaaatgatagcatgagaTTCATGTATAAGGGATGAAAATGTCTGGATCTGAAGGTCTCTCTCCCACATAGAAAGATTTATAAATCTATGTATAACCTTTCCTATATTAGGGGAAGATCACCATTACAAATCAAATAATACTCTCAATTGAGCTCAATTTTCATTCTGAAATATGGGACTATATTATGCCTTCCACACATTATATATTATAGCTATAGTATAATGTCTGTAAGACATATCTACTATTAAAGGCATCaaattttaatagcaacaaacttatttaaaaatcaaggtaaaaaattcaaaaagaaacatCTTGATTTCAGCATTTTCCTGGAATCTCTATTTCTCACATCACACTTTGATGTCCAATCTGCATTATTACAGGTAAGTCTAACCAATGAAACTGCACTATTGTTAACTGGTGTTTTATGACACAATGGAAACAAtatgaaaaatacataaaataccgTCCATAGCAGCTTGCCAGCTGTTCTTCCTACGCCAGGCATTCTCATCACGCATTTATTCCCTTTTTTCCATTCTCCAGCTGTACCTTGATGTTTGTTAGCTATGAAGAATGAGCTGAACAGGAATTACTCAGGGGTGACTGAATTTATCCTGTTGGGGTTTAGAACCCCTCCACAGCTCCAGGCCCTCTTATTCTTGTTGTTCTTGATGATCTACATGGTCACTGTAGTGGGGAATGTCAGCATGATAGTTGTCATTAAAATGGACTCCAAACTGCAAACACCGATGTACTTCTTCCTCAGAAACTTGTCCTATCTAGATCTCTGCTATTCTACAGTCATTGCTCCCAAAACCTTAGCTGACTTCTtggcaaatgaaaagaaaatttcctaCAATGGTTGTGCAACCCaatttttcttctttgccttGTTTGTCACAACGGAAGGCTTTCTTCTTGCTGTCATGGCATTTGATCGGTTCTCGGCCATTTGTTCTCCTCTCCTTTACCCTGTGCACATGTCCCAGAAAGTCTGTGTCAGGCTGGTAACTGGATCCTACATCTGTGGATGCATCAACTCCATTGTGCAAACAGGTCTCACCTTCAGCTTGCGTTTCTGTGgagaaaacagactggaccatTTTTTCTGTGATGTTCCAGCTCTGATCAAGATCTCATGTGTTGACACCTCTGTGAATGAGGCTGTTTTGTTTATTCTCTCTGCTCTAATCATCATCTGCACCACTACTGCTATTCTGGTTTCTTATGCATACATCCTCTCCACAGTCCTGAAGATCCCTACCACCCATGGCAGGAGTAAGACCTTCTCTACCTGTGGTTCTCACATAGCAGTTGTGAGTTTATTCTATAGAAGTGTGTTCTTCATGTATGCCCAGCCTGGAGCCATATACACACCAGAGAAAAGCAAGATTGTGGCTGTGTTTTACACACTGATAATACCAATGCTGAACCCTCTAATATACAGTCTGAGGAATAAAGATGTGAAAGATGCTGTAAAGCGAATATTATGTGGGAAGTGTTCCTCTCAGTGACAGCTAAGAATCCTTTATATAGTGGACAAAGTTTGTGTCCTAAGGGTTTTATTTACCCTTATAAAGTTTAATTTGtcaagtatattttatatataaatattgttTTCTAAGTTTTATAAAATGATCATTCTAACAGGGATCATTATTTTGTTTGCATAGAAAATATGAAGGCATATAAGTTCTTATACTATAATGCAGTAGTTCCAATTTtagtttaatttccaaatttcacCTGATTAAATAGTAAATAAGAGGGGCCCTTAGTATATAATTATGAAATAATATACCAGCAtattaaatcttttctttttaaatttttatttatttatttcagagagagagagaaagagagagagaataggtgctccaaggccttcagctgttgaaatgaactccaggtacatgcaccaccttgtgcatctggcttacgtgagtcctgggtaattgaacctgagtcctttggctttgcaggcaaatgccttaaccactaagccacttatCCAgccaactttttctttctttctttctttctttctttctttctttctttctttctttctttctttcttttttttttaaaggtgaagtTCATTATGTTGGTGGCTTAGTCAAAGATAATGGTTCTATAGAACATGTCTGAGTTGAAGACTCaggaaagtaaataaaagttatagGGTTTGAAAGCTCATGAAACCTACTAAGTTGCCAGATTTACAATTACCTTCAACAAGGTTTAAAAGAATTAAACAATTGCTGGGGAAATGAGACTCTCTATAATGGAACTGACTGCATATCGGGCAAGGATGCTGCTTTCAAAACTTATCACCCATGCTGAGGTGAGCTTATTGGTGATGCAGGTACCTTTGAAtcacccatgcttctgtaagtagCCCCGGACTTACACTCCCGTAAGTAACCCTAATGGACTCTTTGACCTACTAAGCTCTAGTTGGGTGCAATAATTCCTTTGATCTTTTGTTGGTGACCTAACTGAGTGACTAGATTCATATTTCTCTAGGAAGCATCACCCAACACAATCAGAtaccaaaaaccaaccaacagcACCAAAGATGAGTTGGGGAAGAGCAGTGTCATGTTTCCTGTTATGGGTGATATGACATGTGACAGAAGCTGACCCATTTGAGTATGGTGTATTCCTGAGGGCAGTTTCAATATGGTTACTATTGCCCCATGTGATTTGAGATGAGGAGACTCCTTACTGAAATGCCATCACATAATCTCTACGTGGCGAAATGCTATGCAAGCAATGATGAGATTTATGAGAGTGTGTGTTCTTGGGGAAAATTCCAAGGTGGCCACTTTCTCCTATGTAGCATGGGGTAGCATTCCTCACTGATGCCTGCCCCCAGTGGTTGGTGGATTAAAGAATGCATTGCAATTTCTGAAAGTAGCATGTCTGTGATGGGGTGGTAAGTAGGTTTAGGATGCTGTTGCAAAGCCTTTCCTGTGTGGAATAAGACATTTAGAGAAggttgagctatatccccagaaaGAACTTGTCTGTGTGTAAGGAAGGAATTGCAGTAGGGAAATACACATAGAAAGTACCCTTTCTATTaccctctgatttggtaggaaaagtgggaaaaggagagaatgagatggAAGTGTTGGCTTGTCAGTTTTTACAGTTGACAGGATGCAAGGGGGAGTACAAATTAGATCTCTGGGCTAGACAGATCCACCTGTCTTAATGAAGAAGAGGCTGAGAAGCTAAGGAGAGGCAGTTAATTTCCAATTTTGCTTGGCCAAGCACAGCCGAGGGCGAGGGGAAGAAAAACAACCTGACAATGCGCTACCTAAACACAGAACGTAACTCTTGTAGTCTTTGAATGCTGGTTCGTCCTCTCTCTTCCCTATTGGCTGAGTACTTGGGGTGCACTCTTCCTGGTGTTCTAATGTAACTGCACCCTGAGTTTCTTTAGCTTCTTTAGTTGACCTTGGTTCTGACTCTACTTTCTGAAGACATGAGGTTTTCATATCATGGGGCTTTGACATCTATAGACCCAAATATGCACTGAGTCATTTCACAGCCTATAAATTTCTACTCTGAACAAAGGAAACTGACAGTTGTTCAGCACTTCTGGTTTGTTAAACCTATAAACTCAAGTCTTAtgtgataaacacacacacacacacacacacacacacacacacacacacacacacacgagttgcCATCATTACATGCTTATTTCTTAGTGATTAAGAGTCCTTCCttggttggctggagagatagcttagcacttaagtgcttgcctgtgaagcctaaagaccccagttagaggctccattccccaggacccttattagccagatgcacaagggggcgcatgtatctggagttcgcttgcagtggctggaggccctggtgagcccattctctctctgtctctctgcctctttctctctctgtctgtcactctcaaataaataaaaattaaaaaagagtccTTCCTTGGATATAAAGACTTAGACCTCATGGAAAGAATAAAATTGACAGTGAATAAGGAGAGTGTGAGGTAGAAGTGAGAGAATATACCTCTCAGATCTCAACTTTAAAAACGAGGAAGGAAAACTACATAGTTCAGCATGTAGATGGGGTCTTAATAATGACCCAGCATAGGAAAATAAGATAATCATGGGATATTCAGCATTTGAAGTGCTTGAGTTAAAGAAGACTATTGAGCATAGAAATAGTCTTTCAATCCCTGGCTCATAAGGTTGTGAGACATAGGGCCCAAAGGAAGTCTGTGTGCTGTGGAAGTGAAGAAATGAAGTCATatacctaccttccttcctgaGACAAAGACTGCATAACCTAGAGTGATACAAGGGACATCATTCCCTGGTTGGATGATTTATGAGTCATTAGGGAAACATTGTGGTTGCTGTCTAAGGTCCTTGTTAATATCATAGCAAAAAGCTAGGCATTACTGAGGCAACTAGGTATGTGAGAGGTGGTACTTTGTGGCCAGTTCACAGGGCCTGAGAGGGCTATGTTCATATGAGAGTTAAGAAAGAGGTGGATTGAGAAGTGATCTCAGGACTGCTAGAGAGCTTCAGCGCATTTGCTGAGTTTCATGGTGGAACATGGTCTTTACAAGGTAGAAGAGGCTCTGGCGAATCTGAATGACAGCCCAGCTTGTAAATCATAATCATAAGGTGATAAAGAGATCAAGAGGGGATGAAACAAAGGAAAAGCAGGTATAAAGGTCTGTCTGGATCACTCAAAGACAAATGGGGCAAGGTTTGTGTCCATCCAGATGGATTAAGGAAAATATtgacaaaaaaatccaaatgcaATGCTTGTGAGCTTGTAGTGAGTGTTAAAGCTTGGGCAACAGTTCACAGAAGATATACCTGATGAAACGGTTCAAGTGAAAAGTATTAAGTTTGTTCTAGGATTAGACATTCATTCCCCTAAATCTCCCCTGCAGAAAGTTGAGGGCCATGAAGTGCACAATGGTTCTGCTAAAGGCACTCGTGCTTTAGTTCAGTCTGGGGGGCATGAGACAGCAAAGTGTTGAAAGATGTGATTGAAAGTGAAGCCAGGAGACCTAGAAGGGACACATTTCCTGAAAGGCTCAAGCCTTTGTATCTGAAGTCTGCATAGGTGTTTACTGAGTGCAAGACAAGAAACAGAAAGTGCAAGAAAGAGGAactttgagtgattttttttttttttttacagcaaggGGGTTGTGAGACTTGGGTTTCTCCTGAACAGTGTTAATGTATTCTGTATTCACTTGGTCAGAATGCCATGCTGTTTTCCAGGAACCCTTCTGTCACTCCATGACATAGGTTTTCCCTCTAAATTTACCAAGACATCATGATAACAGCAGATAGCCATGGCTGTTTTCAGCTATGTGTTGTTTTCACACTGACTTTTGTCATGCAGGTGGTATGCAGGGTTATCAGAAAACCTTCCACACACTAGGCGATAGGAGGCAGGGCTGAAGTCTCTATATGGAGCCCATGGGAAGCCATGGCATAGAAGTATGGAGCTGAGCCATGGGTTGTAGTGGCAACTTcgggatgttggagatgccaagactatgGGATAGCCACCCTGGAAAGCTATTGGCTCAGGATGGAATCTTCTTGAGAACCAAGCAGTATAGCTGTAGGGGTAGGGTTGCCTGAGTGTTTTGGAGCCTAGAGTATTTCATCATGCATTCTAGATGCCccacatggagctgcaggatttgctGTTCTCTCTGCTAGTCTTTGATCTTACATTGGTCCAGTATTTTCTGACTATGCCTCTATTCCTCCATTTTGAAAtaggaatatttactctgtgccagtatgcattggaagtatataacttgtgcTTCCATTTTATAGGGTGCATCATTAGGAGACTGTCTTGAGTCTTAGATGAGACTTTTGAcatttgaacagtgttggaattAAGAAAGAGTatagggacctttaaaattggactggATGCATTTTGTATCATGAGCTCGCCATGAGTATCCAGAGGTCAGGAGTAGAATGTGATGTTTTGAAtgaaaaatgtctcccatagcctcaaaCATTGGTGATTGAGCCTAATTATTCTCCAGCTGGTGAAACCTTCAGGAAGTAGGGTCTTGTTAAAGGAGGTGTATCAGTGTGGACATGTCTTGAGATTTATTACTTCAGCTCCACTAGGTTGTCCTATCATACTCACAgtctctacttcttccctgctgccATGGAGATGTAACACACTGGCCATCCACTGTGCcatgcttccccaccatgatagaaactttcccttgaaatagtaaggcaaaataaaccccttcctccaataagctgcttctggtcaggtttttgtcccagaaaatagaaagtaactgctacatctCATACTGATGTCACTGGGCTACCTGATGCTTCTACCGATATATTTAGagagtgccttgatttatgataTTGTTTTGCTCTGTAACTATAAAATATTCATGAAACTGTTAATATTAAACATGTTGAAACATgaaatttggggtaacctaactTTGTGTTCCCACATTGTTAGTCACGTTTGACTCTAGAATAAACATTAGAATTCCGTGTGAAGTGAGAACTATGTTTTTCTGTTAATGATCCCAACCTCTACAAAAGCTGTGAATTGGATAGCAATTCAGATGGTTTATAATTGTGGGCAAATCTGCCTTAACTTATATACTTGACATTGATTCAAGATTATGTTAGCTATGAAATTAAGTAAATCTGATCTTATCATAACATGAAGTCTATTCAGCACTTTGAAGATATCTGAAGAGTGGTTCTTCAAAACCAAGTGTTTCCTTACTGATAACACTTTTTGTTCTGGATTGAAGGGATGATTATTCTGAGGGTGGAAATGGGGCTAATTTTTGCCTCTTGTCAATCCTTGTTCCAAATATGCACTG
This window contains:
- the LOC101599025 gene encoding olfactory receptor 12-like — its product is MKNELNRNYSGVTEFILLGFRTPPQLQALLFLLFLMIYMVTVVGNVSMIVVIKMDSKLQTPMYFFLRNLSYLDLCYSTVIAPKTLADFLANEKKISYNGCATQFFFFALFVTTEGFLLAVMAFDRFSAICSPLLYPVHMSQKVCVRLVTGSYICGCINSIVQTGLTFSLRFCGENRLDHFFCDVPALIKISCVDTSVNEAVLFILSALIIICTTTAILVSYAYILSTVLKIPTTHGRSKTFSTCGSHIAVVSLFYRSVFFMYAQPGAIYTPEKSKIVAVFYTLIIPMLNPLIYSLRNKDVKDAVKRILCGKCSSQ